In one Dama dama isolate Ldn47 chromosome 5, ASM3311817v1, whole genome shotgun sequence genomic region, the following are encoded:
- the CARD14 gene encoding caspase recruitment domain-containing protein 14 isoform X1, with protein sequence MAELCRTDSSLTSLDEEVLWEMMEDHRCRIVRSICPSRLTPYLRQAKVLDQLDEEEVLHSPRFNNSAMRVGYLLDLLKTRGKNGAIALLESLKFHNPDVYTLVTGLQPSVDFTNFSGLMETSKLTECLAGAIGSLQEELSQEKGQKEALLRQCQQLQERLDQAEARAEGLRQLEADHSRMKREVSAHFHEVLKLKDEMLSLSLHYSNALQEKELATTRCRGLQEELYLMKQELQREKMSSSCEREFRERSLKMASDLEPGDEELSRLKEENERLRSLTFSLAEKDILEQNLDEALESRQELVDRIHSLRERAVAAERQRKQYWEEKEQTLLQFQKTKVDCEIYKEKMNALQSQVAELQKERDQAYSARDGAQMEISQNLTEKDALRRKVFELTDQVCELRQQVQRLQAQAESSPGPKQEAGVREPCLKGKQRLVRMFALCPRDDSDGSSSESQLWSDLSATSSRELVDSFRSSSPAPPSQQSLCKRATEGFWEDSWPSSSCPEILEVDQGGSLGAKKSNADLDFEIVDRADLPESENSLLPSSGDLYLSTSCFPVRRRPARKILSQVTALAFQGGALLEQISVIGGNLTGIFIHRVTPGSVADEMALRPGTQIVMVDYEATEPSSKAVLEGMTLERAIGLLRRVNGFCCLSVKVNMEGYKKLVQDLEAKVATSGDSFYIRVNLALEGRAEGELQVRCNDILHVTDTLFQGSSCWHAHRVGPYSTKGTEHGTIPNYTRAQQLLIALLQDMAHQSTMTRKQPSGGAQKLVRIVSMDRTKASPLWSSFEGSQSDPSRVEDPSTVCFWTESCFTLVPYTLVHPHRPSRPRPVLFVPRVVGKILIEKLCLFQGFKKCPAEYLSQEEYDTSSQRGDIIQEREASGGLYCVTRRAVESLMGKNTHALLDIQLDSVCVLHRMEIFPIIIHVSVNEKMAKKFKKALQRLGTTEDQFLEAARQEEAELDKVPCLYSSLAPESWSDLDALLGCVRLAVMDEQKKVVWTE encoded by the exons ATGGCGGAGCTGTGCCGCACGGATTCCTCGCTGACCTCCCTGGACGAGGAGGTGCTGTGGGAGATGATGGAGGACCACCGCTGCAGGATCGTACGCAGCATCTGCCCCAGCCGTCTCACTCCCTACCTGCGCCAGGCCAAGGTGCTGGACCAGCTGGACGAGGAAGAGGTGCTGCACAGCCCCAGGTTCAACAACTCAGCCATGAGAGTCG GGTACTTGTTGGATTTGCTAAAGACTCGAGGCAAGAATGGGGCCATTGCCTTGCTGGAGAGCCTGAAGTTCCACAACCCTGATGTCTACACCCTGGTCACCGGGCTGCAGCCCAGCGTGGACTTCACAAACTTCAGTG GGCTCATGGAGACGTCCAAGCTGACCGAGTGCCTGGCCGGGGCCATCGGGAGCCTGCAGGAGGAGCTGAGCCAGGAGAAGGGGCAGAAGGAGGCGCTGCTGCGGCAGTGCCAGCAGCTGCAGGAGCGCCTGGACCAGGCCGAGGCCCGCGCTGAGGGCCTGCGTCAGCTGGAGGCCGACCACAGCCGCATGAAACGCGAGGTCAGCGCTCACTTCCACGAGGTGCTGAAGCTCAAGGACGAGATGCTGAGTCTCTCGCTGCACTACAGCAATGCACTGCAGGAGAAGGAGCTGGCCACCACGCGCTGCCGTGGCCTGCAGGAAGAG CTGTATCTGATGAAGCAAGAGCTGCAGCGAGAGAAGATGTCTTCTTCCTGTGAGCGGGAATTTCGAGAGCGGTCCCTGAAGATGGCCAGTGACCTGGAGCCTGGAGACGAGGAGCTGAGCCgcctgaaggaggagaatgagagGCTCCGCTCCCTGACCTTCAGCCTG GCGGAGAAGGACATTCTGGAGCAGAATCTGGACGAGGCCCTGGAGAGCAGGCAGGAGCTGGTGGACCGCATCCACTCTCTGAGGGAGCGGGCAGTGGCTGCTGAGAGACAGCGAAAGCAG TACTGGGAAGAGAAGGAGCAGACCCTGCTCCAGTTCCAGAAGACCAAGGTGGACTGTGAAATCTACAAGGAGAAGATGAACGCCCTGCAGAGCCAAGTGGCCGAGCTGCAGAAGGAGCGAGACCAG GCCTACTCGGCGAGGGATGGAGCCCAGATGGAGATTTCTCAGAACCTGACTGAGAAGGACGCCCTCCGCAGGAAGGTGTTTGAGCTGACGGACCAGGTTTGCGAGCTGCGCCAGCAGGTGCAGCGGCTGCAGGCGCAGGCCGAGTCATCACCAGGG CCCAAGCAGGAGGCGGGGGTCAGGGAGCCCTGTCTGAAGGGGAAGCAGCGGCTGGTGCGCATGTTTGCCCTCTGCCCGCGGGACGACAGTGACGGCAGCTCCTCTGAG TCTCAGCTCTGGTCTGACCTGAGCGCCACGTCCAGCCGAGAGCTGGTGGACAGCTTCCGCTCCAGCAGCCCTGCGCCTCCCAGCCAGCAATCCCTATGCAAGCGGGCCACAGAGGGCTTCTGGGAAGACTCCTGGCCTTCCAG CAGCTGCCCAGAAATCCTGGAAGTGGATCAGGGAGGTTCCCTGGGTGCTAAGAAGAGCAATGCAGACTTGGATTTTGAGATTGTAGACCGGGCAG ACCTCCCTGAATCTGAGAACAGCCTGCTGCCATCTTCTGGGGACCTCTATCTCTCCACCAG CTGCTTCCCAGTGAGGCGGAGGCCGGCCCGCAAGATCCTGAGCCAGGTCACGGCGCTGGCCTTCCAGGGGGGTGCGCTGCTGGAGCAGATAAGCGTTATTGGCGGGAACCTCACGGGCATCTTCATTCATCGGGTCACCCCGGGCTCTGTGGCAGATGAGATGGCTTTGCGCCCCGGCACCCAGATTGTCATG GTGGATTACGAGGCAACCGAGCCCTCGTCCAAGGCTGTCCTGGAGGGCATGACCCTGGAGCGGGCCATCGGACTTCTCCGGAGGGTGAATGGCTTCTGCTGTCTGTCAGTGAAGGTCAACATGGAGG GTTATAAGAAGCTGGTCCAGGACCTGGAGGCCAAAGTGGCCACGTCAGGAGACTCCTTCTACATCCGGGTCAATCTGGCCCTGGAGGGGCGGGCGGAGGGAGAGCTTCAGGTGCGCTGCAACGACATCCTGCACGTCACAGACACCCTGTTCCAGGGCAGCAGCTGCTGGCACGCCCACCGCGTTGGCCCCTACAGCACCAAGGGCACGGAGCATGGCACCATCCCCAACTACACACG GGCTCAGCAGCTGCTCAtcgccctcctccaggacatgGCTCATCAGAGCACCATGACCCGCAAG CAGCCTTCTGGGGGAGCCCAGAAGTTGGTCCGCATTGTCAGTATGGACAGAACCAAGGCCAGCCCTCTGTGGTCAAGCTTTGAAGGAAGCCAGTCGGACCCGAGCCGGGTAGAAG ACCCCTCCACTGTGTGCTTTTGGACCGAGAGCTGCTTCACCCTGGTGCCCTACACCCTGGTGCACCCCCACAGGCCCAGCCGGCCCCGGCCCGTGCTCTTCGTGCCCAGggtggtcgggaagatcctgatTGAGAAGCTGTGCCTCTTCCAAGGGTTTAAGAAATGCCCAGCAG AGTACTTGAGCCAGGAAGAGTATGACACCTCCAGCCAGAGAGGGGACATCATCCAGGAGAGAGAGGCATCCGGTGGCCTCTACTGTGTCACCCGCAGAGCAGTCGAGTCCCTCATGGGAAAg AACACCCACGCCCTCCTGGACATCCAACTGGACAGTGTCTGTGTCCTGCACAGGATGGAGATCTTCCCCATCATTATCCATGTCTCCGTCAATGAGAAGATGGCAAAGAAATTCAA GAAGGCTCTGCAGCGGCTAGGTACCACAGAGGACCAGTTCCTGGAGGCCGCCAGGCAGGAGGAGGCTGAGCTGGATAAAGTGCCCTGTCTATATAGCAGCCTGGCCCCTGAAAGCTGGAGTGACCTGGATGCCCTGCTCGGCTGTGTCCGCCTGGCCGTTATGGATGAACAGAAGAAGGTCGTGTGGACAGAGTAG
- the CARD14 gene encoding caspase recruitment domain-containing protein 14 isoform X2 has protein sequence MAELCRTDSSLTSLDEEVLWEMMEDHRCRIVRSICPSRLTPYLRQAKVLDQLDEEEVLHSPRFNNSAMRVGYLLDLLKTRGKNGAIALLESLKFHNPDVYTLVTGLQPSVDFTNFSGLMETSKLTECLAGAIGSLQEELSQEKGQKEALLRQCQQLQERLDQAEARAEGLRQLEADHSRMKREVSAHFHEVLKLKDEMLSLSLHYSNALQEKELATTRCRGLQEELYLMKQELQREKMSSSCEREFRERSLKMASDLEPGDEELSRLKEENERLRSLTFSLAEKDILEQNLDEALESRQELVDRIHSLRERAVAAERQRKQYWEEKEQTLLQFQKTKVDCEIYKEKMNALQSQVAELQKERDQAYSARDGAQMEISQNLTEKDALRRKVFELTDQVCELRQQVQRLQAQAESSPGPKQEAGVREPCLKGKQRLVRMFALCPRDDSDGSSSESQLWSDLSATSSRELVDSFRSSSPAPPSQQSLCKRATEGFWEDSWPSSSCPEILEVDQGGSLGAKKSNADLDFEIVDRADLPESENSLLPSSGDLYLSTSCFPVRRRPARKILSQVTALAFQGGALLEQISVIGGNLTGIFIHRVTPGSVADEMALRPGTQIVMVDYEATEPSSKAVLEGMTLERAIGLLRRVNGFCCLSVKVNMEGYKKLVQDLEAKVATSGDSFYIRVNLALEGRAEGELQVRCNDILHVTDTLFQGSSCWHAHRVGPYSTKGTEHGTIPNYTRAQQLLIALLQDMAHQSTMTRKPSGGAQKLVRIVSMDRTKASPLWSSFEGSQSDPSRVEDPSTVCFWTESCFTLVPYTLVHPHRPSRPRPVLFVPRVVGKILIEKLCLFQGFKKCPAEYLSQEEYDTSSQRGDIIQEREASGGLYCVTRRAVESLMGKNTHALLDIQLDSVCVLHRMEIFPIIIHVSVNEKMAKKFKKALQRLGTTEDQFLEAARQEEAELDKVPCLYSSLAPESWSDLDALLGCVRLAVMDEQKKVVWTE, from the exons ATGGCGGAGCTGTGCCGCACGGATTCCTCGCTGACCTCCCTGGACGAGGAGGTGCTGTGGGAGATGATGGAGGACCACCGCTGCAGGATCGTACGCAGCATCTGCCCCAGCCGTCTCACTCCCTACCTGCGCCAGGCCAAGGTGCTGGACCAGCTGGACGAGGAAGAGGTGCTGCACAGCCCCAGGTTCAACAACTCAGCCATGAGAGTCG GGTACTTGTTGGATTTGCTAAAGACTCGAGGCAAGAATGGGGCCATTGCCTTGCTGGAGAGCCTGAAGTTCCACAACCCTGATGTCTACACCCTGGTCACCGGGCTGCAGCCCAGCGTGGACTTCACAAACTTCAGTG GGCTCATGGAGACGTCCAAGCTGACCGAGTGCCTGGCCGGGGCCATCGGGAGCCTGCAGGAGGAGCTGAGCCAGGAGAAGGGGCAGAAGGAGGCGCTGCTGCGGCAGTGCCAGCAGCTGCAGGAGCGCCTGGACCAGGCCGAGGCCCGCGCTGAGGGCCTGCGTCAGCTGGAGGCCGACCACAGCCGCATGAAACGCGAGGTCAGCGCTCACTTCCACGAGGTGCTGAAGCTCAAGGACGAGATGCTGAGTCTCTCGCTGCACTACAGCAATGCACTGCAGGAGAAGGAGCTGGCCACCACGCGCTGCCGTGGCCTGCAGGAAGAG CTGTATCTGATGAAGCAAGAGCTGCAGCGAGAGAAGATGTCTTCTTCCTGTGAGCGGGAATTTCGAGAGCGGTCCCTGAAGATGGCCAGTGACCTGGAGCCTGGAGACGAGGAGCTGAGCCgcctgaaggaggagaatgagagGCTCCGCTCCCTGACCTTCAGCCTG GCGGAGAAGGACATTCTGGAGCAGAATCTGGACGAGGCCCTGGAGAGCAGGCAGGAGCTGGTGGACCGCATCCACTCTCTGAGGGAGCGGGCAGTGGCTGCTGAGAGACAGCGAAAGCAG TACTGGGAAGAGAAGGAGCAGACCCTGCTCCAGTTCCAGAAGACCAAGGTGGACTGTGAAATCTACAAGGAGAAGATGAACGCCCTGCAGAGCCAAGTGGCCGAGCTGCAGAAGGAGCGAGACCAG GCCTACTCGGCGAGGGATGGAGCCCAGATGGAGATTTCTCAGAACCTGACTGAGAAGGACGCCCTCCGCAGGAAGGTGTTTGAGCTGACGGACCAGGTTTGCGAGCTGCGCCAGCAGGTGCAGCGGCTGCAGGCGCAGGCCGAGTCATCACCAGGG CCCAAGCAGGAGGCGGGGGTCAGGGAGCCCTGTCTGAAGGGGAAGCAGCGGCTGGTGCGCATGTTTGCCCTCTGCCCGCGGGACGACAGTGACGGCAGCTCCTCTGAG TCTCAGCTCTGGTCTGACCTGAGCGCCACGTCCAGCCGAGAGCTGGTGGACAGCTTCCGCTCCAGCAGCCCTGCGCCTCCCAGCCAGCAATCCCTATGCAAGCGGGCCACAGAGGGCTTCTGGGAAGACTCCTGGCCTTCCAG CAGCTGCCCAGAAATCCTGGAAGTGGATCAGGGAGGTTCCCTGGGTGCTAAGAAGAGCAATGCAGACTTGGATTTTGAGATTGTAGACCGGGCAG ACCTCCCTGAATCTGAGAACAGCCTGCTGCCATCTTCTGGGGACCTCTATCTCTCCACCAG CTGCTTCCCAGTGAGGCGGAGGCCGGCCCGCAAGATCCTGAGCCAGGTCACGGCGCTGGCCTTCCAGGGGGGTGCGCTGCTGGAGCAGATAAGCGTTATTGGCGGGAACCTCACGGGCATCTTCATTCATCGGGTCACCCCGGGCTCTGTGGCAGATGAGATGGCTTTGCGCCCCGGCACCCAGATTGTCATG GTGGATTACGAGGCAACCGAGCCCTCGTCCAAGGCTGTCCTGGAGGGCATGACCCTGGAGCGGGCCATCGGACTTCTCCGGAGGGTGAATGGCTTCTGCTGTCTGTCAGTGAAGGTCAACATGGAGG GTTATAAGAAGCTGGTCCAGGACCTGGAGGCCAAAGTGGCCACGTCAGGAGACTCCTTCTACATCCGGGTCAATCTGGCCCTGGAGGGGCGGGCGGAGGGAGAGCTTCAGGTGCGCTGCAACGACATCCTGCACGTCACAGACACCCTGTTCCAGGGCAGCAGCTGCTGGCACGCCCACCGCGTTGGCCCCTACAGCACCAAGGGCACGGAGCATGGCACCATCCCCAACTACACACG GGCTCAGCAGCTGCTCAtcgccctcctccaggacatgGCTCATCAGAGCACCATGACCCGCAAG CCTTCTGGGGGAGCCCAGAAGTTGGTCCGCATTGTCAGTATGGACAGAACCAAGGCCAGCCCTCTGTGGTCAAGCTTTGAAGGAAGCCAGTCGGACCCGAGCCGGGTAGAAG ACCCCTCCACTGTGTGCTTTTGGACCGAGAGCTGCTTCACCCTGGTGCCCTACACCCTGGTGCACCCCCACAGGCCCAGCCGGCCCCGGCCCGTGCTCTTCGTGCCCAGggtggtcgggaagatcctgatTGAGAAGCTGTGCCTCTTCCAAGGGTTTAAGAAATGCCCAGCAG AGTACTTGAGCCAGGAAGAGTATGACACCTCCAGCCAGAGAGGGGACATCATCCAGGAGAGAGAGGCATCCGGTGGCCTCTACTGTGTCACCCGCAGAGCAGTCGAGTCCCTCATGGGAAAg AACACCCACGCCCTCCTGGACATCCAACTGGACAGTGTCTGTGTCCTGCACAGGATGGAGATCTTCCCCATCATTATCCATGTCTCCGTCAATGAGAAGATGGCAAAGAAATTCAA GAAGGCTCTGCAGCGGCTAGGTACCACAGAGGACCAGTTCCTGGAGGCCGCCAGGCAGGAGGAGGCTGAGCTGGATAAAGTGCCCTGTCTATATAGCAGCCTGGCCCCTGAAAGCTGGAGTGACCTGGATGCCCTGCTCGGCTGTGTCCGCCTGGCCGTTATGGATGAACAGAAGAAGGTCGTGTGGACAGAGTAG
- the CARD14 gene encoding caspase recruitment domain-containing protein 14 isoform X3, which translates to MAELCRTDSSLTSLDEEVLWEMMEDHRCRIVRSICPSRLTPYLRQAKVLDQLDEEEVLHSPRFNNSAMRVGYLLDLLKTRGKNGAIALLESLKFHNPDVYTLVTGLQPSVDFTNFSGLMETSKLTECLAGAIGSLQEELSQEKGQKEALLRQCQQLQERLDQAEARAEGLRQLEADHSRMKREVSAHFHEVLKLKDEMLSLSLHYSNALQEKELATTRCRGLQEELYLMKQELQREKMSSSCEREFRERSLKMASDLEPGDEELSRLKEENERLRSLTFSLAEKDILEQNLDEALESRQELVDRIHSLRERAVAAERQRKQYWEEKEQTLLQFQKTKVDCEIYKEKMNALQSQVAELQKERDQAYSARDGAQMEISQNLTEKDALRRKVFELTDQVCELRQQVQRLQAQAESSPGPKQEAGVREPCLKGKQRLVRMFALCPRDDSDGSSSESQLWSDLSATSSRELVDSFRSSSPAPPSQQSLCKRATEGFWEDSWPSSCPEILEVDQGGSLGAKKSNADLDFEIVDRADLPESENSLLPSSGDLYLSTSCFPVRRRPARKILSQVTALAFQGGALLEQISVIGGNLTGIFIHRVTPGSVADEMALRPGTQIVMVDYEATEPSSKAVLEGMTLERAIGLLRRVNGFCCLSVKVNMEGYKKLVQDLEAKVATSGDSFYIRVNLALEGRAEGELQVRCNDILHVTDTLFQGSSCWHAHRVGPYSTKGTEHGTIPNYTRAQQLLIALLQDMAHQSTMTRKQPSGGAQKLVRIVSMDRTKASPLWSSFEGSQSDPSRVEDPSTVCFWTESCFTLVPYTLVHPHRPSRPRPVLFVPRVVGKILIEKLCLFQGFKKCPAEYLSQEEYDTSSQRGDIIQEREASGGLYCVTRRAVESLMGKNTHALLDIQLDSVCVLHRMEIFPIIIHVSVNEKMAKKFKKALQRLGTTEDQFLEAARQEEAELDKVPCLYSSLAPESWSDLDALLGCVRLAVMDEQKKVVWTE; encoded by the exons ATGGCGGAGCTGTGCCGCACGGATTCCTCGCTGACCTCCCTGGACGAGGAGGTGCTGTGGGAGATGATGGAGGACCACCGCTGCAGGATCGTACGCAGCATCTGCCCCAGCCGTCTCACTCCCTACCTGCGCCAGGCCAAGGTGCTGGACCAGCTGGACGAGGAAGAGGTGCTGCACAGCCCCAGGTTCAACAACTCAGCCATGAGAGTCG GGTACTTGTTGGATTTGCTAAAGACTCGAGGCAAGAATGGGGCCATTGCCTTGCTGGAGAGCCTGAAGTTCCACAACCCTGATGTCTACACCCTGGTCACCGGGCTGCAGCCCAGCGTGGACTTCACAAACTTCAGTG GGCTCATGGAGACGTCCAAGCTGACCGAGTGCCTGGCCGGGGCCATCGGGAGCCTGCAGGAGGAGCTGAGCCAGGAGAAGGGGCAGAAGGAGGCGCTGCTGCGGCAGTGCCAGCAGCTGCAGGAGCGCCTGGACCAGGCCGAGGCCCGCGCTGAGGGCCTGCGTCAGCTGGAGGCCGACCACAGCCGCATGAAACGCGAGGTCAGCGCTCACTTCCACGAGGTGCTGAAGCTCAAGGACGAGATGCTGAGTCTCTCGCTGCACTACAGCAATGCACTGCAGGAGAAGGAGCTGGCCACCACGCGCTGCCGTGGCCTGCAGGAAGAG CTGTATCTGATGAAGCAAGAGCTGCAGCGAGAGAAGATGTCTTCTTCCTGTGAGCGGGAATTTCGAGAGCGGTCCCTGAAGATGGCCAGTGACCTGGAGCCTGGAGACGAGGAGCTGAGCCgcctgaaggaggagaatgagagGCTCCGCTCCCTGACCTTCAGCCTG GCGGAGAAGGACATTCTGGAGCAGAATCTGGACGAGGCCCTGGAGAGCAGGCAGGAGCTGGTGGACCGCATCCACTCTCTGAGGGAGCGGGCAGTGGCTGCTGAGAGACAGCGAAAGCAG TACTGGGAAGAGAAGGAGCAGACCCTGCTCCAGTTCCAGAAGACCAAGGTGGACTGTGAAATCTACAAGGAGAAGATGAACGCCCTGCAGAGCCAAGTGGCCGAGCTGCAGAAGGAGCGAGACCAG GCCTACTCGGCGAGGGATGGAGCCCAGATGGAGATTTCTCAGAACCTGACTGAGAAGGACGCCCTCCGCAGGAAGGTGTTTGAGCTGACGGACCAGGTTTGCGAGCTGCGCCAGCAGGTGCAGCGGCTGCAGGCGCAGGCCGAGTCATCACCAGGG CCCAAGCAGGAGGCGGGGGTCAGGGAGCCCTGTCTGAAGGGGAAGCAGCGGCTGGTGCGCATGTTTGCCCTCTGCCCGCGGGACGACAGTGACGGCAGCTCCTCTGAG TCTCAGCTCTGGTCTGACCTGAGCGCCACGTCCAGCCGAGAGCTGGTGGACAGCTTCCGCTCCAGCAGCCCTGCGCCTCCCAGCCAGCAATCCCTATGCAAGCGGGCCACAGAGGGCTTCTGGGAAGACTCCTGGCCTTCCAG CTGCCCAGAAATCCTGGAAGTGGATCAGGGAGGTTCCCTGGGTGCTAAGAAGAGCAATGCAGACTTGGATTTTGAGATTGTAGACCGGGCAG ACCTCCCTGAATCTGAGAACAGCCTGCTGCCATCTTCTGGGGACCTCTATCTCTCCACCAG CTGCTTCCCAGTGAGGCGGAGGCCGGCCCGCAAGATCCTGAGCCAGGTCACGGCGCTGGCCTTCCAGGGGGGTGCGCTGCTGGAGCAGATAAGCGTTATTGGCGGGAACCTCACGGGCATCTTCATTCATCGGGTCACCCCGGGCTCTGTGGCAGATGAGATGGCTTTGCGCCCCGGCACCCAGATTGTCATG GTGGATTACGAGGCAACCGAGCCCTCGTCCAAGGCTGTCCTGGAGGGCATGACCCTGGAGCGGGCCATCGGACTTCTCCGGAGGGTGAATGGCTTCTGCTGTCTGTCAGTGAAGGTCAACATGGAGG GTTATAAGAAGCTGGTCCAGGACCTGGAGGCCAAAGTGGCCACGTCAGGAGACTCCTTCTACATCCGGGTCAATCTGGCCCTGGAGGGGCGGGCGGAGGGAGAGCTTCAGGTGCGCTGCAACGACATCCTGCACGTCACAGACACCCTGTTCCAGGGCAGCAGCTGCTGGCACGCCCACCGCGTTGGCCCCTACAGCACCAAGGGCACGGAGCATGGCACCATCCCCAACTACACACG GGCTCAGCAGCTGCTCAtcgccctcctccaggacatgGCTCATCAGAGCACCATGACCCGCAAG CAGCCTTCTGGGGGAGCCCAGAAGTTGGTCCGCATTGTCAGTATGGACAGAACCAAGGCCAGCCCTCTGTGGTCAAGCTTTGAAGGAAGCCAGTCGGACCCGAGCCGGGTAGAAG ACCCCTCCACTGTGTGCTTTTGGACCGAGAGCTGCTTCACCCTGGTGCCCTACACCCTGGTGCACCCCCACAGGCCCAGCCGGCCCCGGCCCGTGCTCTTCGTGCCCAGggtggtcgggaagatcctgatTGAGAAGCTGTGCCTCTTCCAAGGGTTTAAGAAATGCCCAGCAG AGTACTTGAGCCAGGAAGAGTATGACACCTCCAGCCAGAGAGGGGACATCATCCAGGAGAGAGAGGCATCCGGTGGCCTCTACTGTGTCACCCGCAGAGCAGTCGAGTCCCTCATGGGAAAg AACACCCACGCCCTCCTGGACATCCAACTGGACAGTGTCTGTGTCCTGCACAGGATGGAGATCTTCCCCATCATTATCCATGTCTCCGTCAATGAGAAGATGGCAAAGAAATTCAA GAAGGCTCTGCAGCGGCTAGGTACCACAGAGGACCAGTTCCTGGAGGCCGCCAGGCAGGAGGAGGCTGAGCTGGATAAAGTGCCCTGTCTATATAGCAGCCTGGCCCCTGAAAGCTGGAGTGACCTGGATGCCCTGCTCGGCTGTGTCCGCCTGGCCGTTATGGATGAACAGAAGAAGGTCGTGTGGACAGAGTAG